In the Silurus meridionalis isolate SWU-2019-XX chromosome 6, ASM1480568v1, whole genome shotgun sequence genome, one interval contains:
- the smarcd3a gene encoding SWI/SNF-related matrix-associated actin-dependent regulator of chromatin subfamily D member 3 isoform X2 translates to MERKRPGMTSGARMPHQGAPMGPPGPPYGGTPPIRPGMPNTTLDPNRKRPTTTPPVQATPVQTRPRKKPLGFQGANDVSARPLDLREVQSEPAIGSNAKRRKMADKILPQRIRELVPESQAYMDLLAFERKLDQTIMRKRVDIQEALKRPMKQKRKLRLYISNTFNPAKPDSDDSEGSIASWELRVEGKLLDDPGKQKRKFSSFFKSLVIELDKDLYGPDNHLVEWHRTPTTQETDGFQVKRPGDVNVRCTLLLMLDYQPPQFKLDPRLARLLGIHTQTRSCIIQALWQYVKTNKLQDSHEKEYINCDKYFQQIFDCPRLKFSEIPQRLTNLLLPPDPIVINHVISVDPNDHKKTACYDIDVEVDDPLKTQMNGFLLSTANQQEIASLDNKIHETIESINQLKIQRDFMLSFSRDPKGYIQDWICSQNRDLKLMMDVVGNPEEERRAEFYNQPWSQEAVSRYFYCKIQQRRQELEQALAMRTT, encoded by the exons ATGGAAAGAAAG CGTCCAGGTATGACCTCAGGGGCTCGGATGCCCCACCAAGGTGCCCCTATGGGTCCACCCGGTCCCCCATATGGTGGAACACCCCCGATTCGGCCTGGGATGCCCAACACCACACTGGACCCAAACCGCAAACGGCCCACTACTACACCACCGGTGCAAGCCACGCCCGTCCAGACCCGGCCTAGAAA GAAACCACTGGGATTCCAAGGAGCCAATGATGTTTCTGCAAGACCGCTGGACTTGCGAGAGGTCCAATCTGAGCCAGCAATTGGATCCAA TGCCAAGAGAAGGAAAATGGCAGACAAGATTCTCCCTCAGAGG ATTCGTGAGCTGGTGCCCGAGTCGCAGGCGTACATGGACCTTTTGGCTTTTGAGCGCAAACTGGATCAAACTATTATGAGAAAGCGGGTGGATATTCAAGAGGCGCTCAAGAGACCGATGAAG CAAAAGCGCAAGCTCCGACTGTACATCTCGAACACCTTTAACCCCGCCAAGCCTGATTCGGACGACTCAGAGGGCAGCATTGCATCCTGGGAGCTGAGAGTAGAAGGCAAGCTGCTAGATGAT cCTGGAAAGCAAAAAAGGAAGTTTTCTTCATTCTTCAAGAGTTTGGTTATTGAGCTGGATAAGGACCTGTATGGCCCCGATAACCACTTAGTAGAG TGGCATCGCACTCCCACAACCCAGGAGACGGATGGCTTccaggtgaagaggcctggagACGTGAATGTTCGGTGCACACTGCTTCTAATGCTTGATTACCAG CCACCCCAGTTTAAGCTTGACCCTCGGCTTGCACGTCTGCTGGGCATTCACACCCAGACCCGCTCCTGCATCATCCAAGCCCTGTGGCAGTATGTCAAGACAAACAAGCTGCAGGACTCCCACGAAAAGGAATATATAAACTGTGACAAGTATTTCCAGCAG ATCTTCGACTGCCCACGTCTGAAATTTAGTGAGATTCCTCAGCGGCTCACTAACCTGCTGCTGCCCCCCGACCCAATTGTGATCAACCATGTCATCAG CGTTGACCCCAATGACCACAAGAAAACAGCCTGTTATGACATCGATGTCGAGGTGGATGATCCTCTAAAGACCCAGATGAATGGTTTTCTGCTTTCAACGGCAAATCAGCAGGAAATAGCTTCACTAGACAACAAG ATCCACGAGACCATTGAATCCATCAACCAGTTGAAGATTCAAAGAGACTTCATGCTCAGTTTTTCCAGAGATCCCAAAGGTTACATCCAGGACTGGATCTGTTCACAAAACCGAGACCTCAAG CTCATGATGGATGTGGTGGGAAACCCAGAGGAGGAAAGAAGAGCAGAGTTTTATAACCAGCCTTGGTCTCAAGAAGCTGTGAGTCGCTACTTTTACTGCAAG ATCCAACAACGAAGACAAGAACTCGAACAGGCCTTGGCGATGCGCACCACTTAA
- the smarcd3a gene encoding SWI/SNF-related matrix-associated actin-dependent regulator of chromatin subfamily D member 3 isoform X1 yields MATEDSTGGARKATKSKLFEFLVHGVRPGMTSGARMPHQGAPMGPPGPPYGGTPPIRPGMPNTTLDPNRKRPTTTPPVQATPVQTRPRKKPLGFQGANDVSARPLDLREVQSEPAIGSNAKRRKMADKILPQRIRELVPESQAYMDLLAFERKLDQTIMRKRVDIQEALKRPMKQKRKLRLYISNTFNPAKPDSDDSEGSIASWELRVEGKLLDDPGKQKRKFSSFFKSLVIELDKDLYGPDNHLVEWHRTPTTQETDGFQVKRPGDVNVRCTLLLMLDYQPPQFKLDPRLARLLGIHTQTRSCIIQALWQYVKTNKLQDSHEKEYINCDKYFQQIFDCPRLKFSEIPQRLTNLLLPPDPIVINHVISVDPNDHKKTACYDIDVEVDDPLKTQMNGFLLSTANQQEIASLDNKIHETIESINQLKIQRDFMLSFSRDPKGYIQDWICSQNRDLKLMMDVVGNPEEERRAEFYNQPWSQEAVSRYFYCKIQQRRQELEQALAMRTT; encoded by the exons ATGGCCACGGAGGATTCTACTGGCGGAGCTCGAAAAGCCACCAAGAGTAAACTGTTCGAGTTTCTTGTCCACGGAGTG CGTCCAGGTATGACCTCAGGGGCTCGGATGCCCCACCAAGGTGCCCCTATGGGTCCACCCGGTCCCCCATATGGTGGAACACCCCCGATTCGGCCTGGGATGCCCAACACCACACTGGACCCAAACCGCAAACGGCCCACTACTACACCACCGGTGCAAGCCACGCCCGTCCAGACCCGGCCTAGAAA GAAACCACTGGGATTCCAAGGAGCCAATGATGTTTCTGCAAGACCGCTGGACTTGCGAGAGGTCCAATCTGAGCCAGCAATTGGATCCAA TGCCAAGAGAAGGAAAATGGCAGACAAGATTCTCCCTCAGAGG ATTCGTGAGCTGGTGCCCGAGTCGCAGGCGTACATGGACCTTTTGGCTTTTGAGCGCAAACTGGATCAAACTATTATGAGAAAGCGGGTGGATATTCAAGAGGCGCTCAAGAGACCGATGAAG CAAAAGCGCAAGCTCCGACTGTACATCTCGAACACCTTTAACCCCGCCAAGCCTGATTCGGACGACTCAGAGGGCAGCATTGCATCCTGGGAGCTGAGAGTAGAAGGCAAGCTGCTAGATGAT cCTGGAAAGCAAAAAAGGAAGTTTTCTTCATTCTTCAAGAGTTTGGTTATTGAGCTGGATAAGGACCTGTATGGCCCCGATAACCACTTAGTAGAG TGGCATCGCACTCCCACAACCCAGGAGACGGATGGCTTccaggtgaagaggcctggagACGTGAATGTTCGGTGCACACTGCTTCTAATGCTTGATTACCAG CCACCCCAGTTTAAGCTTGACCCTCGGCTTGCACGTCTGCTGGGCATTCACACCCAGACCCGCTCCTGCATCATCCAAGCCCTGTGGCAGTATGTCAAGACAAACAAGCTGCAGGACTCCCACGAAAAGGAATATATAAACTGTGACAAGTATTTCCAGCAG ATCTTCGACTGCCCACGTCTGAAATTTAGTGAGATTCCTCAGCGGCTCACTAACCTGCTGCTGCCCCCCGACCCAATTGTGATCAACCATGTCATCAG CGTTGACCCCAATGACCACAAGAAAACAGCCTGTTATGACATCGATGTCGAGGTGGATGATCCTCTAAAGACCCAGATGAATGGTTTTCTGCTTTCAACGGCAAATCAGCAGGAAATAGCTTCACTAGACAACAAG ATCCACGAGACCATTGAATCCATCAACCAGTTGAAGATTCAAAGAGACTTCATGCTCAGTTTTTCCAGAGATCCCAAAGGTTACATCCAGGACTGGATCTGTTCACAAAACCGAGACCTCAAG CTCATGATGGATGTGGTGGGAAACCCAGAGGAGGAAAGAAGAGCAGAGTTTTATAACCAGCCTTGGTCTCAAGAAGCTGTGAGTCGCTACTTTTACTGCAAG ATCCAACAACGAAGACAAGAACTCGAACAGGCCTTGGCGATGCGCACCACTTAA
- the smarcd3a gene encoding SWI/SNF-related matrix-associated actin-dependent regulator of chromatin subfamily D member 3 isoform X4, producing the protein MATEDSTGGARKATKSKLFEFLVHGVRPGMTSGARMPHQGAPMGPPGPPYGGTPPIRPGMPNTTLDPNRKRPTTTPPVQATPVQTRPRNAKRRKMADKILPQRIRELVPESQAYMDLLAFERKLDQTIMRKRVDIQEALKRPMKQKRKLRLYISNTFNPAKPDSDDSEGSIASWELRVEGKLLDDPGKQKRKFSSFFKSLVIELDKDLYGPDNHLVEWHRTPTTQETDGFQVKRPGDVNVRCTLLLMLDYQPPQFKLDPRLARLLGIHTQTRSCIIQALWQYVKTNKLQDSHEKEYINCDKYFQQIFDCPRLKFSEIPQRLTNLLLPPDPIVINHVISVDPNDHKKTACYDIDVEVDDPLKTQMNGFLLSTANQQEIASLDNKIHETIESINQLKIQRDFMLSFSRDPKGYIQDWICSQNRDLKLMMDVVGNPEEERRAEFYNQPWSQEAVSRYFYCKIQQRRQELEQALAMRTT; encoded by the exons ATGGCCACGGAGGATTCTACTGGCGGAGCTCGAAAAGCCACCAAGAGTAAACTGTTCGAGTTTCTTGTCCACGGAGTG CGTCCAGGTATGACCTCAGGGGCTCGGATGCCCCACCAAGGTGCCCCTATGGGTCCACCCGGTCCCCCATATGGTGGAACACCCCCGATTCGGCCTGGGATGCCCAACACCACACTGGACCCAAACCGCAAACGGCCCACTACTACACCACCGGTGCAAGCCACGCCCGTCCAGACCCGGCCTAGAAA TGCCAAGAGAAGGAAAATGGCAGACAAGATTCTCCCTCAGAGG ATTCGTGAGCTGGTGCCCGAGTCGCAGGCGTACATGGACCTTTTGGCTTTTGAGCGCAAACTGGATCAAACTATTATGAGAAAGCGGGTGGATATTCAAGAGGCGCTCAAGAGACCGATGAAG CAAAAGCGCAAGCTCCGACTGTACATCTCGAACACCTTTAACCCCGCCAAGCCTGATTCGGACGACTCAGAGGGCAGCATTGCATCCTGGGAGCTGAGAGTAGAAGGCAAGCTGCTAGATGAT cCTGGAAAGCAAAAAAGGAAGTTTTCTTCATTCTTCAAGAGTTTGGTTATTGAGCTGGATAAGGACCTGTATGGCCCCGATAACCACTTAGTAGAG TGGCATCGCACTCCCACAACCCAGGAGACGGATGGCTTccaggtgaagaggcctggagACGTGAATGTTCGGTGCACACTGCTTCTAATGCTTGATTACCAG CCACCCCAGTTTAAGCTTGACCCTCGGCTTGCACGTCTGCTGGGCATTCACACCCAGACCCGCTCCTGCATCATCCAAGCCCTGTGGCAGTATGTCAAGACAAACAAGCTGCAGGACTCCCACGAAAAGGAATATATAAACTGTGACAAGTATTTCCAGCAG ATCTTCGACTGCCCACGTCTGAAATTTAGTGAGATTCCTCAGCGGCTCACTAACCTGCTGCTGCCCCCCGACCCAATTGTGATCAACCATGTCATCAG CGTTGACCCCAATGACCACAAGAAAACAGCCTGTTATGACATCGATGTCGAGGTGGATGATCCTCTAAAGACCCAGATGAATGGTTTTCTGCTTTCAACGGCAAATCAGCAGGAAATAGCTTCACTAGACAACAAG ATCCACGAGACCATTGAATCCATCAACCAGTTGAAGATTCAAAGAGACTTCATGCTCAGTTTTTCCAGAGATCCCAAAGGTTACATCCAGGACTGGATCTGTTCACAAAACCGAGACCTCAAG CTCATGATGGATGTGGTGGGAAACCCAGAGGAGGAAAGAAGAGCAGAGTTTTATAACCAGCCTTGGTCTCAAGAAGCTGTGAGTCGCTACTTTTACTGCAAG ATCCAACAACGAAGACAAGAACTCGAACAGGCCTTGGCGATGCGCACCACTTAA
- the smarcd3a gene encoding SWI/SNF-related matrix-associated actin-dependent regulator of chromatin subfamily D member 3 isoform X3 translates to MTSGARMPHQGAPMGPPGPPYGGTPPIRPGMPNTTLDPNRKRPTTTPPVQATPVQTRPRKKPLGFQGANDVSARPLDLREVQSEPAIGSNAKRRKMADKILPQRIRELVPESQAYMDLLAFERKLDQTIMRKRVDIQEALKRPMKQKRKLRLYISNTFNPAKPDSDDSEGSIASWELRVEGKLLDDPGKQKRKFSSFFKSLVIELDKDLYGPDNHLVEWHRTPTTQETDGFQVKRPGDVNVRCTLLLMLDYQPPQFKLDPRLARLLGIHTQTRSCIIQALWQYVKTNKLQDSHEKEYINCDKYFQQIFDCPRLKFSEIPQRLTNLLLPPDPIVINHVISVDPNDHKKTACYDIDVEVDDPLKTQMNGFLLSTANQQEIASLDNKIHETIESINQLKIQRDFMLSFSRDPKGYIQDWICSQNRDLKLMMDVVGNPEEERRAEFYNQPWSQEAVSRYFYCKIQQRRQELEQALAMRTT, encoded by the exons ATGACCTCAGGGGCTCGGATGCCCCACCAAGGTGCCCCTATGGGTCCACCCGGTCCCCCATATGGTGGAACACCCCCGATTCGGCCTGGGATGCCCAACACCACACTGGACCCAAACCGCAAACGGCCCACTACTACACCACCGGTGCAAGCCACGCCCGTCCAGACCCGGCCTAGAAA GAAACCACTGGGATTCCAAGGAGCCAATGATGTTTCTGCAAGACCGCTGGACTTGCGAGAGGTCCAATCTGAGCCAGCAATTGGATCCAA TGCCAAGAGAAGGAAAATGGCAGACAAGATTCTCCCTCAGAGG ATTCGTGAGCTGGTGCCCGAGTCGCAGGCGTACATGGACCTTTTGGCTTTTGAGCGCAAACTGGATCAAACTATTATGAGAAAGCGGGTGGATATTCAAGAGGCGCTCAAGAGACCGATGAAG CAAAAGCGCAAGCTCCGACTGTACATCTCGAACACCTTTAACCCCGCCAAGCCTGATTCGGACGACTCAGAGGGCAGCATTGCATCCTGGGAGCTGAGAGTAGAAGGCAAGCTGCTAGATGAT cCTGGAAAGCAAAAAAGGAAGTTTTCTTCATTCTTCAAGAGTTTGGTTATTGAGCTGGATAAGGACCTGTATGGCCCCGATAACCACTTAGTAGAG TGGCATCGCACTCCCACAACCCAGGAGACGGATGGCTTccaggtgaagaggcctggagACGTGAATGTTCGGTGCACACTGCTTCTAATGCTTGATTACCAG CCACCCCAGTTTAAGCTTGACCCTCGGCTTGCACGTCTGCTGGGCATTCACACCCAGACCCGCTCCTGCATCATCCAAGCCCTGTGGCAGTATGTCAAGACAAACAAGCTGCAGGACTCCCACGAAAAGGAATATATAAACTGTGACAAGTATTTCCAGCAG ATCTTCGACTGCCCACGTCTGAAATTTAGTGAGATTCCTCAGCGGCTCACTAACCTGCTGCTGCCCCCCGACCCAATTGTGATCAACCATGTCATCAG CGTTGACCCCAATGACCACAAGAAAACAGCCTGTTATGACATCGATGTCGAGGTGGATGATCCTCTAAAGACCCAGATGAATGGTTTTCTGCTTTCAACGGCAAATCAGCAGGAAATAGCTTCACTAGACAACAAG ATCCACGAGACCATTGAATCCATCAACCAGTTGAAGATTCAAAGAGACTTCATGCTCAGTTTTTCCAGAGATCCCAAAGGTTACATCCAGGACTGGATCTGTTCACAAAACCGAGACCTCAAG CTCATGATGGATGTGGTGGGAAACCCAGAGGAGGAAAGAAGAGCAGAGTTTTATAACCAGCCTTGGTCTCAAGAAGCTGTGAGTCGCTACTTTTACTGCAAG ATCCAACAACGAAGACAAGAACTCGAACAGGCCTTGGCGATGCGCACCACTTAA
- the abcf2a gene encoding ATP-binding cassette sub-family F member 2a, protein MPSDLAKKKAAKKKEAAKARQRPKKAEEMNGEGEKPESQENGVYDGVASLTKELDEFELAKTEARAVTGVLASHPNSTDVHISSLSLTFHGQELLSDTSLELNSGRRYGLIGLNGTGKSMLLSAIGHREVPIPEHIDIYHLQREMAPSEKTALQCVMEVDEERIKLEREAERLAHEDSSCEKLMELYERLEELDADKAEMRASRILHGLGFTKAMQQKKLKDFSGGWRMRVALARALFLKPFMLLMDEPTNHLDLDACVWLEEELKEFKRILVLISHSQDFLNGVCTNIIHLHQRKLKYYTGNYDQYVKTREELEENQMKRFNWEQDQIAHMKNYIARFGHGSAKLARQAQSKEKTLQKMVASGLTERVVNDKTLSFYFPSCGKIPPPVIMVQNVGFRYSDSTPVIYKNLEFGIDLDTRVALVGPNGAGKSTLLKLLTGELLPTDGMIRKHSHVKIGRYHQHLTEQLDLDLSPLEYMMKCYPEIKEREEMRKIIGRYGLTGKQQVSPIRNLSDGQKCRVCFAWLAWQHPHMLFLDEPTNHLDIETIDALAEAINDFEGGMMLVSHDFRLIQQVAQEIWVCQNQTITKWSQDILAYKEHLKSKIDKNV, encoded by the exons ATGCCGTCCGATTTGGCCAAGAAGAAGGCAGCGAAGAAGAAGGAGGCAGCCAAGGCCCGTCAAAGGCccaaaaaagcagaagaaatgAATGGAGAAGGGGAGAAACCAGAGAGCCAAGAAAACGGTGTATATGATG GAGTAGCGAGCCTTACCAAGGAACTGGATGAGTTTGAGTTGGCAAAGACAGAAGCACGTGCTGTTACGGGGGTGCTGGCGTCTCATCCAAACAGCACAGATGTTCACATCAGCAGTCTCTCTCTAACTTTCCATGGGCAGGAGCTGCTCAGCGATACCTCCCTGGAGCTCAACTCGGGTCGTCGCTACGGCCTTATCGGCCTCAACGGAACCG GTAAATCTATGTTGCTGTCAGCTATCGGTCACCGAGAGGTGCCAATTCCAGAGCACATTGACATTTACCACTTGCAGCGTGAAATGGCTCCTAGTGAGAAGACTGCCCTGCAGTGTGTGATGGAGGTGGACGAGGAGAGGATCAAGCtggagagagaggcagagaggcTTGCGCACGAGGACT ccTCGTGTGAGAAGTTGATGGAGCTGTACGAACGACTGGAGGAGCTGGACGCAGACAAGGCAGAGATGCGAGCGTCCCGCATTCTTCATGGCCTCGGCTTCACCAAGGCAATGCAGCAGAAGAAGCTGAAAGACTTCAGTGGTGGCTGGAGGATGCGTGTTGCTCTTGCCAG AGCCCTGTTCCTCAAACCCTTTATGCTGCTCATGGACGAACCTACCAACCACTTGGACTTGGATGCGTGCGTGTGGCTGGAGGAAGAACTAAAGGA ATTCAAACGAATTTTAGTTTTGATCTCCCATTCTCAAGATTTCCTCAATGGCGTGTGCACCAACATCATCCACCTGCACCAACGCAAACTGAAATACTACACG ggTAATTATGACCAGTATGTTAAAACCAGAGAAGAACTGGAGGAGAACCAGATGAAACGCTTTAACTGGGAGCAGGACCAGATTGCACATATGAAG AATTACATTGCACGGTTCGGTCACGGTTCAGCCAAGCTGGCCAGGCAGGCGCAGAGCAAAGAGAAAACGCTGCAGAAAATGGTGGCCTCAGGGCTGACTGAACGTGTAGTGAATGACAAG ACGCTGTCGTTTTACTTTCCTTCCTGTGGGAAGATCCCTCCTCCAGTCATCATGGTTCAGAACGTCGGCTTCAGATACTCGGATAGTACG ccagtcatttataaaaatctaGAGTTTGGGATTGACCTGGATACCCGAGTGGCCCTTGTGGGGCCCAACGGAGCTGGCAAATCCACACTACTGAAGTTGCTCACAGGGGAG CTTCTCCCCACCGACGGTATGATCAGAAAACACTCCCACGTCAAGATCGGCAGATATCACCAG CATCTGACAGAGCAGTTGGATCTGGACTTGTCCCCTCTGGAGTACATGATGAAGTGTTACCCAGAgatcaaagagagagaggagatgagaaAGATCATCGGACGCTATGGACTCACTGGCAAGCAGCAG GTGAGTCCCATCAGGAATCTCTCGGATGGTCAGAAATGTCGCGTGTGCTTTGCTTGGTTGGCCTGGCAGCACCCACACATGCTTTTCCTGGACGAGCCCACCAATCACTTGGACATTGAAACCATCGACGCACTTGCTGAGGCCATTAACGACTTTGAAGGGGGCATGATGCTGGTCAGCCACGATTTCAGACTCATTCAGCAG GTCGCTCAGGAGATCTGGGTTTGTCAAAATCAGACCATCACCAAATGGAGTCAGGACATCTTGGCCTACAAAGAACATCTGAAATCTAAAATcgataaaaatgtgtaa